Proteins encoded by one window of Cydia fagiglandana chromosome Z, ilCydFagi1.1, whole genome shotgun sequence:
- the LOC134678150 gene encoding small integral membrane protein 8, whose product MSSNEKPNAEKPGDGIRSMRSSTAFRVVNFELYAKPNIVIMSIGLTCFGLTLGYIAYMRYKYESLGYYAAVDKDGKEIFEKKKSKWD is encoded by the exons ATGTCGAGTAATGAAAAACCAAATGCTGAGAAACCCGGTGATGGAATCCGCTCTATGAGATCAAGTACAGCATTTAGAGTTGTTAATTTTGAGCTGTATGCTAAGCCA AATATTGTTATCATGAGCATAGGCCTCACATGTTTTGGCCTTACTTTAGGTTACATTGCTTACATGAGGTATAAATATGAATCTTTGGGATACTATGCAGCGGTTGACAAGGATGGCAAAGAAATATTTGAAAAGAAGAAATCTAAATGGGactaa